The following DNA comes from Astatotilapia calliptera chromosome 6, fAstCal1.2, whole genome shotgun sequence.
aacctACTGACGGTGCTAATCCATAAAATGAATACGTGATCAGTCTTAATCCTTCTGACCTGTAAGCCCGACCTCCAAAATTCTTGTACGTAAAATTAAATACCATGTGAGCAGGGGCTGTTTTGATGGTTTCCTCTGCTGATCATAATTAAGTTCTGAGTTCCTCTGAAAGTTCCTGTATGGAAAAAGAAGATTAACattattttccttctttgtttaATGCCAAGAGTTTAacgaaagacaaagctgatggAAATCTTAGACTGACAGCACAGCAGATGTGTAAAGATGTTCTTGAAGCACTTCTTCACTAACTTGAGCAAACACTTTAGATGCATTCAAATAACAATTTATCGCCCATCGACTGATTGTCTGCTACCTCTCCCAGCTCTCCAAATCAGTTGGATTCTTCAGAGAGGGGCCGATCCCCCAGCTTGGAGCGGTACTGTGTGGCTCAAAGAGAAATGACACGGCTGGACTCCTCTCCCCCACAAGGCACTGAAAGCTCCTGGATGGatgagaggagagggagaaacAGGTCCCGCCAGGCGTCAGGTCAGTCACAGGCATGCATCCCAGTTAGAACTAAACTCCATCATGAGCATTTTACAGAAAGATAATCCTCTCTGATAagctatttacatttacattaagGCAATGATCACAgatttgtttgattttcagAGTCCTGGGGAGATAGGGGACAAGAGAGCGGTTACTTCTCTCCCGACAGAAGAGGTGATGGTGAGCAGCAGATTGAGGAGGACAAAAAACGTCAGTTTCGTTACTACGAGCGGGGGCATCCCCTTCCAAGCAACTATGTTCCCGAGCCCAAGGCCTGTGTCCCTTACAGGAACGTCAACCTGGGAGTGCCTTCCCAGCGAAGAAATCATGAGACGTATATGCAGGAAACTTGGAGAAGTGAATCCCCGCAGAGATACACATACCACTCAAACTTTAGACGAGGAGATTCCCTGACAAATTCTCCGACACGTCACAGCTCTATGAGTCCAGAACGCTACAAGCTCACCGAATCGCCTGTGGGAGCTCAGAGAGGGAGCTCCCTCTGTAGGAGTCAGACTCGGTCTCATACTTCATCTCACAGCTCTCCACAGCTTCCATCATATGGTCCTTCTTGCCATACATCAGGCTGGTCCAGTCCATCCTGCCGGAAGTTGTCCAATGCCTCTCGCACCGCGTCTCCCTCCAGGGCCACACCATCTCACAGGCGTGCAGGCTCTTTGCTCTCACAGAATGGTGAATATGATGCTATAAAGGGATATAGTCGAGAGTCAGGAAGTCCATCACAAGCTTCGAACAGGCACAGTTTAGACTCTGAGAAGCTGTACAGAAATCTCGAGTCTATCTCCCGTCGTGGCTCGTCGGCTCTTCAGCAAAATTCATATGAGCTATCCCAACCATCCCCACGAATCAGAACAGCTGTCAACAGCTTGACCAACACTCGAACTCGGAACAGTCGTGACGTTTCACCAGCCAGGAACGGCTACGGCACCAGCCACTCCCCACAAAGAGAACCCTGCTCCAGAGACAGCAGGCTGAGTCCACAAAACTCATGGCAGGGGTCCGCACACTCTTTACTCAGCATCCCGGCCTCACCTGGATCCTCGTCATCGAGGCGGGGCACAGTCTCGCAAGTCTTTGGTGGATCACTGTCACAAGCTACAATTACAGGAACAGATGAAGCCgatgaaggaaaaaacaaagtcatAGGTGACCGAAGCAGGAGCGCCATTAGACGAGGCATGGACACCCTGCTGATCTCTGAACCCAAAAAGGCTGCTGTAGATGCTGAGGAGGTAAATAAGTCGTGTGAGCAGGAATTTGGCTGATTGTCAACCTTGAGTTGTTAGCCAATGAACATACTGTGGATAATGCTCCTTTCTGGCACTTAGAATGACTAAACCTATGAAAAAAGACTTAATCTTTAATTCACAACTAGCAACTGACACAATAAACTCATTAGGAAGTGTTTAAAGTGGTAAAGTAAATATTCCATTATGCCATATTAATGAAATGAAGATTTAAGGCACTCCTGCACTTGCTTCAGTTTTTAGAATTATCTATTTGTTTAACAAACACTATATAAAAATCAGTCTTGCcacatgctaacatgctaaatCTTTTCTAAATCTAAGGTGGGGATGACCATAGATGATTACATAGTGCTGGCTGATATTCCCAAGATCCAAGTGGAATCAGAAGAAGAGTTTCCAGGGCTGAGGTTGAGGAACCAGAGTCCCAGTCCATGCAGGGACCAGAGACTCAGGACATACAGGTTGGTGATGTGGCATTGTCTCACTGCTAGTTTTGAGCACTTGCATCTGTTTAAACACCTAACTGGGCCTTACCTAAATGCCAACCGAAATGTGGTTGGACACAGAAATATTCAGCTCATCCAAGACTGACAGAGGTTCTGAGATGCACACGCTAGCCAAAATAGGCTTTAGCAGTTATAGTTGAAGTTTTCTTACCACATTTTAAACCTTATAAATCTTCAGTTGTAatgttgcaggaaccaaaatcaACATTAACAGCACTTCATATTGCCTTTCACTACTTAACTGCTACAAAAGAAACTAGTGGATAAAAGTGTTTTGTAGTCAGTGACTGCCTGAATTATCTCCTCTGAGATGCTCTGGTAGGTCTTCAGGGCAGCCACCGGCTGGCTGTTATTTGCTTTCTTCGCCTTCAGTTTTTggcttcagtttaaaaaaaaaaattaaaaggcaTGCTCTGTTAGGCTGAGATCAGCTGACTCACTTGGCCATTGAatctttgccttgagaaactgAGATGTTTGTgcagtatgttttgggtcattatccatttgcaccGTGAAGAGTTGTCCAATCAATTTCTCGGCATTTGGCAGAACCTGACCACAAAGTATAGCCCTGTAAATGCTcaattcatcctgctacttctatGAGCAGTCACATCACCGGTAAACACCAGTGACCTTATTCCATTGCACTCTCTGATAattgtataaaaatggctgtaatccATAAACAGTTAGTGCAATACTTTGGTTCAGTTGCTTCACTTAGTGTTTAAAGTCTGGACTTGTGCACTACAATCTGCTGTGATCTGTGCGTCACTCCTTCACTAGCTGGAAAATTAGTGGGCAGAAAACTCTTTGAAGATATGTATTTATCTGATGTGGTAACTGATAGCATTAATTTATGGCCTGAGAAAATAAACATGCTCTTGAACCTTTTGCAGAGGTCTGCAAAAGTTCACTTTCAaaacatatttcctcttttcatttcctctACACATTAACTTTAAGGTATCAAGATGAAATAGACAGATCGAGCCAGTTCTACAGTTCAAGGCTGGAGTCAGATGAGAGggggagaggcagagagagagggagagacagacgGGAGAAATGTCGAGACTCTGAGAACGGACGATCGTCTCGGAGACGATCGGCAGCATCTCTTCATACACAGGTAAGATGCAGTCACTGCAGGCATGTTTATCACAAACAGCTGTGTTTAAAAAGGCAAGAACATCCTGTCTGTTTAATCCATCAAAGACCTCAGAGAGCCAGAGTGGAAAACACAGATCCTCCAAGGTGAATGAGCGACCGGCTCCTCCTGAACGTCTGCAGACACAGGTGAGCACTGTCTCATGACTTCCTGCGTCTGTATATATCACACGAGCATTTGGAGGAAAATAGGTCATTCATGTATTTCAGCCCCTCGCAGAGACACACACTCGCAGGCAGAAGTCATTACCTAGCACTCTGTGTTTTAGGGCAGCATGTTCATTCGATTTATCATCTTTATTAATAGGTTCCAGGACGGTTTCAGTTAACTGTTTCCTGTATTTGCAGTGTTGTGCTGTCATGACTAAAACAGCTGAGTCACTGTACACTGATGGATGACCACGAAATGAAACGTTCAACAATGTTTCTGTTTCACTGTTGAAAACTTTTTTTAGTAGTTCACACAGCATTTCCATATGTAGGCACCTCTGTATGTGTGAAACTTTTATGACATCCTCTTTACATATCACATCGGGCACTTCTTCCAACCTAATTCCTctatttctcctcctcttcatatTACGATAACAACGGATCACATTCGTCATACACGGTGAGTATTTTTCAGTTGGTACTATCGTTCTAATAATGTACCGTCGGTTCCCCTTTCCCTTCCTTTCTCCCTCTGACAGTTTGATGGTTCACAGAAACTACACATCTTCCTCTTTGAATGTTCCTGTTCAGTTGTATTTTTCTCTATCTGCACCTCGCCACATGCGTCGATCTGTATTAGTTATCTCAAGAGTGCAGTCGTCTGTTTCCGACAGTTTCCGCTTCCTCTAGTTTCACAATGAAGTGTGAGAGATAAACCACAAAGAGAGCTCTTTCATTCTGTTTGCTCGTATCGCTTTAATTGCAGATGTTGTTTCTCAAAGGGGTGGATGTCCAGACTGGATGAACATGGCAAGGTAAAGGTATTCTTTTGAAAAACGTATTATATTTAACTAAGATGCTGATTCTAGCTTTAACCACATCCTCATAAAACCTGCCAGACAGGCTCAAAACACCACCAACGTGACTCATCATCGTGAAACATCTTGAAAAGAGTCTACATACTGTAGAAATGAATGCCAACGAATGGATTTGATGGTCATGGCACCAGTTAGTTCATCCTTGTCCATGTTTACTGTGCTTTCCGCAGTGGAGGAAACACTGGTTTGTTCTCGGTGACACCTCGCTGAGATACTACAGAGACTCAGAGGCTAAGGAGGTATGACACTAAAGCAGTTTCTGGTGTGCTGTTTTTGCACAATCAGGAAGACTttatgaagtttgttttttgataCCAGTAGGTCAGTTTCCTGAAAAATTAATTGTTTGGGGGAGAACTGTGACCTTATTTGACTCAGCTAAAGTTATGCTGCTCTTGTCGTGCTGCAGTCAGATGACCTGGATGGAGAGATCGACCTGACGTCCTGCGTGAATGTGTCAGATTGTGATGTGGACAAGAACTACGGACTCCAAATACAAGTATGTATTtacagcacttttgttttttctatataaataaaattgaattcaatttcaattattAATGGTGTTGCTCAGTAGACGAAAACACTGTCAattaatgtctgtgaaggttctcagtcatccaggtcaatTAATCGCACCTCCACCCCCCCAACTCCCAGTTTCACAGCCAGACAAAAAGATGTTTGGCTGCTTCCTGTTTAACgcgtatatgtgtatgtgtgtgtgtgtgtgtgtgcgtgcgtgcgtgcgtgcgtgtgtgtgtgtgtgtgtgtgcgcgtgcgatTGTGTCTCTTGATCTGCCCCAGACAAAAGGAGCAGTGTTCACTCTCTCTGCTGTGACATCCAGAATTCGGAAAAATTGGTTGAAGTTACTGAAGCAGGCGATCCAGAACAACACACAGTGAGTCTGGCACTATGGTGGGAGACAGTGAGACAGAAAGTGTTCAGATCCTTTAATGGGGACTTAAGGAACACATGAAAGTGTAAACATATTGTAATAAtattcagaaaataaataatatctgCAAAATGTACCCAAATTCTTAGTGCACATAGAATATGTGATCAGTGTGTTTCGCTTTTACATATTACATtgttttattactattattaatgCATTAGGCTtaatgcagcagactgtgactgtTGTAGCTGCTGGAACTGGAGTTCATTTCAAGAACCATATACACTATTTATTACATACATACACTATTTAGTCATTTCATTTAACTTAGAACCTGATGCGTGTAAAGCAGTCTGGCTGGATTGTTTGATGTACGTCATTTCCCTGATTTGTCTCTCTTCACTGAAACTGTCAAATAAAGGCGATTCTGGGTCGAGGTGGGTGCAAGCCGATGAGGCAGGTTACAGTCTGGACAGGTAgtttgtcgcagggctaacacggaGAGGCAGACAACTATTCATGCTCACACTCACAcgtacagccaatttagaatcaccagttaacttaATCTCTCtggattgtgggaggaagctggattaCCCACACATGCACAAGAAGAACATGAAAATTCCTTACAAAAGGCCCAGCCAGTCAAAAGAAccccttcttgctgtgaggcatcATTGCAAAAGTTCTTTctactttcttatttttatagttttatattattattttttttcatagaaTTAACTAGCCCTGTACCTGCGCACTTCATAGACTTTGTGCATTTCATTACCAAAGCAGTAAATGatcttaaattaaattaaaattactgGTATCTCTTGATCTTAATTAGTGgcagacagaacagaaacacCGTACATGGTGAATACTTGATGTTTATCATAGTGCTAAAATCCTCAGTCTCCAAAAACAAGATCTGAACATTTCTGTGGAGCACGGCTATGATTGGGTGGTCTGCCTGCAGCGGACCTTGTCTCTCTTATCTTTCTTTGAATGTGTAACTCTACTCTCCTGTATTTCCCTCATTCGGACCTCAGCCAATCAGACATCGGCAGCGAGAAAGAGAACCCCCTCTCCCGGAGACCGTCACCATGCCAACCCCCTGCTCAGTTCACCTGCAAGGATTCGGGCTATGAACCTGCCACTTGCACCTCCACCACTAGAGCTGCAAACTCCTACCAGACCGAAATCCACCACCAAGCAGCAGACAGAGATCTGGGTGCGGACTTATCGCTAGCCAGTCAGAGAGAGGAAGGGGAGTGCTGGGACCGCGAGCAGGCAAAACGACTGGAGGAGAGGAACAAGTGGTTTGAGGAGGGGCTCCCCGTCAATGAGATGGGCAGCAGGTGGGAGTCCATGGAGCTGAAAAAGGGGAGTGTACCTGTGCCTGTTATTGAAACTATGGACTctgaagttaacaggaagtggGTAGAATTTGAGACAATGTCATTTCAGGACATGAGCTCACAGTCTCTCATAGGCACCCAGGCTTATCAGTCAAGCACCGCACAGGCATCTGCATCTCTACTTACTCCCCAGAGAGATCACTCACCACCTCAAGAGGTCAACCAGTCTGTCACCGGGTCACAAACTGATACATCAAACATGAAGGAGGCTCCTCCATCCATAAATGGCGCCCAGATCACAATGAATACAGCTGAAGCACTGCAAAAAGAGGTAGGAGAGaactttcaatttaaaaaaagcgaTGCACAGAGTCAGGGCAAGAAAATTATACTATTATCCAACAGGGATCGggatttcagtcttttttttcacCTCCTCCCTCTCTACCCTTACACATTTTCTATAAAACAATCTTCCAGGCTGTTTTTCTTCGAAAGCAGGTGGAGAGCATTAAGAGGGAGCGTGCGGCCATGGGTATAGAGGTGGAGAGTCCCTGTGGCACTGGGGCACCTTGTAGGGCCAGACTGGAGGCCATGGAAGTAGCACACAGGAAAGCACTGCAGGAGCTGCAGGAGAAGCATGCCAAGGAGATAAAAAAGCtagaagaggaaaaagacaGGATGCTACAGGAGGAGAGCCAAGCAGCTGCTAAAGGTGAGTCACGGAGTATCAACAGTAACAGCAGCTTCAGCTAAACATGAGGATTTGCTTTTTGCTCTCTGCAGGGtgcagtatttattttaactaaaataaataattatgaaTCTTAGCCCTTGGTCCCTTACATGCATGTTACACAGTCATATCATTTATCAAGATTGAATTCCTTCAGTCCTAAACATCACAATAGTAGAGTAGATACTAGACTCCAATTTACTTTGAAAGTTAatcttttgaaaataaagaTCTTGCTTTAGGTATGAGGGACCATTAATTTATGACCGTAAGGCAGTATGCAACTATCCATCCACTCTCTTAGCCAGTTAATCCAGTGAGGGTGTTTTCTACGAATTCCCTCTTACGGCTCAGACTAAATCCTGGAAAAGATTAAAGTTGTGCACAAATCATTTCAGCCATTATTAGACCTACCGAGGATGACAGTGTGAAACGACTGCACTGAAATGACTCTTCTTTATTCGTCATCTAAGTGAAGAAATTGATTAATTCATTCTTTCATCTAAATTTTAACTTTTTAGGGACCTGCACTAAAACGTATTTCATGCCAAAAAAGGCATTTATTGATTTGCAATtcagtaaaattaacatttcttGACTGATACATGAGAGTCAAGAAATCATCAGCTCACACATATGAGAAACCTATTAATACCAAGTGTGTACACAAAAAAGGAACTGGACTTGGAGTCATAGTGCAACAAAACAGTGGTGCAAAAATAGAATATATGGTATTTACTGTATACAGTACTACCTACTGATGCTGCTGTCACCTGCAAGCCTATTTTTGGTGTTCTTGTTTTAAGGTTGTTTACCAAATGCATTAACTAGCTAACTTACTGTTCATCAAAAGCTATGGAGGCACTGAGAGCAGCTCACAGAGAGGAGCTGGAGAGACAAGTGGAGAAGGCCAGGAAGTCGTTCGCAGGAGCGGCACATGTGGATTCATCGTGCCGAGGGCAGGCGTAAGTGTACCATAGCCCTCCTCGCTGCAGGCTGAAGATGTTCTACACTTGACCACACGCCTGTTGTGATGCATTATAATTAAGACCTCACAAAAACCTCACAActcgtgtgtttgtgcatgccaGGCTCCAGGCGGATGTCTTGCACTCTGAGTTAGATGTGCTGTCAGAGCGTTACTCTCAGAAGTGCCTGGAGCTGGACCGCGCTGAACACAGCAGTAAGAGCCGAGAGACAGAGCTCGGACGCAAGGAGAAGGAGCTGGAGCAGCTCAGAAGAGAGAACCAGGTTTCTGCACAGCCTTTGTTTGCAAATGAATTTGAATACAGAACAACATGATGTGTTAGAAAGTGAAACGATGACCTTCACATcctctttattttattcttatacGTTTACATATTGAGGAAACATAATAAAGAAGCACATACATTGTAATACTTCTTATTTCTGAGCTACACATCTCTGTTACAGGATCTCAAGGCCAAACTGGCAGAAGAGATCAGCCGTATGCGGTATTTCATCACAGGTCAGAGGTCGGATGTGGTATCCCTTTGCAACACTGAGTGCGCTGCATCAGAATTAGAGGTATTGATTAGAGTTTCTTATATGAAAAGAGATAAGCTGAAAAATATATTTGCCCACGCTCaaaccaactttatttatagctgTGTGGAAATATTAAAGGTCAAATGTTGACGTCACTGTCATCACTGGGAACCTCACAACAGCATCTGATCTATGTCTGTGGGATTTTGAACCCACTCCATAAAAACAAATGGAtcaaagtgttttcttttgccttgTATCCTGATTTAATGACCCCCTGTGGCGACTGTCACCTGTTTCTTGGCCTCATTTTTGTTGAGCATTCAGCTGCAGTACATATCGCCACCTACAGGCTGAAATAAAGTACATCATCATCCTGCGCATCTCTGGTGAATCAATCGACTGGTGAATCTAAGCACATCTAGGATGCATTTGAATCATTTCTTTTCCTCAGGTTCCTGCCTGTcaaatgttttccatttttattacacTGTAAAGTGATAATTAAAATTCTGATGGAGATTCTTTATTATTCTctacaaaataataaagaactcTTGATACatggcaggatggatccatgttttcatgttgttcacaccaaattctgacccttcCAACCAAATGTTGCAgaaactcatcagaccaggcaacgttTTTCAAATCTTCTTTTGTCTAGTTTTAGTGAGCccaggctacaattcacacagtgTGGtcatctgctgctgtagcccttcTGCTTCAAGTTTCAATATATTGTGCTTTGAGACATACctacataccttggttgtaatgagtggttatttcaGGTGACTTTGATTCCTATGATAATAAAGCAATCtagcatcaacaaggcattttttcCCAGAGAAATGGCACTCACTCACTGTCTGTAAAtcctactttcagctgcttccttaTTTACAATGAGTCACCATAGCAGGCAGCTCTGCATTTTTGATCTGGTGGGTTTTTTCGCTCTTCTCCTCTTCCCTTTTCTGGGAGGCAGTGGGGAGGTAGAGCATACAGCCCGATCCGGCGGGGAGGTGTGGGAAGCCAGATCGGGTGGCCCCCATccggctctcctctctgctATCTTATCCCTCTTGTCTTACTTCTATCACCTTTTCTATCCCTTTGAAAAAGTGAGGCTCCATAAATGTTAAAGAGGTAAGTATTATGTTTTAGTTGCATTGAATAGatagaagaaaataaactgtagaaaactaaagagaagaaagaagagaaataacaatGTAACATAAACCAGTggcctccttggatgagggtgtctaatgataatggccgaaacacctgatgaatccaaggtccactactgacAACGTGTCCCAAACTGGTAACGTTTCTGGGCTGCCTTTTCTCGTAACAGCCATCCCTCAAGATTTTCtccatttaaagcaatgcattatcagggattgtaacatctagtccttttactgaataAGAGGTTGTGTTTAATGTCTTACAGACTCTACTCagagcaaaagaaaatgaagttcagtatcttaaaaaagaaatcagttgtCTACAGAATGAAGTGCAATCTCTTACAAAGGTATGTTTTACAGTCTAATCTCTTTTATCACACAGAAATAATACACATTAAAAATTTAGAACAATTAAATGGCCTAACTATGCTTACCATGTCTGTCCTTATTCCAGGAGAAAGAAGTCGCTTATGAGCGTTTTAAGGAGGCATATGTAGAGCTAAGTGACACAAGGGGGCGTGGCCAGCTGGAGATGGGCTCACTCAATGAACACCTGAGACTGGCCAACGCTGCCCTTCAGGAGGGAGCAAGACAGACCTGACCTACGTGACCTACGAGGACACGccttaaaaaaatgtactttgagaaagaaaaccagccaatattttaaaaaagaagagaagagaaaagaagggggaaaaaaagcaatataTGTTATCATGACCTGATAAGCCTAAAATGAGCCAGAATTAAAAATTTTGGGTGTTAAGATTAAATAACAACAAGTGTTTTCCACATAAGAGACTCTTTATTTATtagtcacacacaaacatgcaaacaggaGCGAGGCCAAAACTAGTATTGTGATAGCCTCGCATGATATGACATTTCTGATAAATTCTTGAAGGCAAAACAAGTTAAATATTAGAGAATAGGGAAAGGAAGAGGGTGGAGACAGAGGGGTTTATTTGGAAGACAAAGGGCCCCATCTTCCCCATCTTCCTTGTGCCGACTGGTATGCTTTCAGTCAATATTGCAAAGCACCCTGTggatgtaaatgaaaaaaaaaaaacagaacacagtTGTCATCACTGGAAAAATGTCACAGATTACTTCCTTTGACATGCAGCTGACACACCCTTTACACAGTAGAAGACCGTGACTAAAGGTCCCAGCCTCAATGCTTAAAGATTGCATAAGGTGTGGCTAATAAGCACTTGAACTTTACCATTTACTTTTCCAGAGTTAGGTCAATCGTCGTCATCGTCGTCTTCAGGGACAAAGATGTCGTGCTCCTCCAGGAGGGCGGCAAAGTTCTTGCTGATCAGATTTCCCACATAAAGGAAAGGCACCACCACTAATGTCATGCGGATGAGACCAAATGGTGTCTGCAAAAATCAAACAATGAGAAAAGTTATGGCTAAACCAAGAGGATGCAAGAACTATTCAGATCACTAAACATAACTAGGTTTTCTGCAGGTGTTGTGGCACAGCTGGATTCAGGGGAGATTGGTTGTAACAGAGCTGACGTTTTACAAATTtccaggtaaaaaacaaacaaaactgaggcCAAACTAGCAGGAGTGTTTCAGAATATCTGAAACACAAAATGCTTTCACTAAAAGCACAACTGATGTCACCAGGTCATTACATCCTTACACTGAAGCTCTATTCTGAGTCATGTTGACTTGGCTCCGGAAAGCATGGTCGATGGGTATCTCCATATGAATACATGTATTTGAGTTAACAGCCCTCAGACAGTCGTGAAGCAGATTCCAGCAGAGAATCA
Coding sequences within:
- the LOC113024069 gene encoding TRIO and F-actin-binding protein-like; the protein is MCLEMCTLSFGGQDRTMSPPAEDCYCCQFQPNTFDPSRCSSCLRPDHMHVSGAPAADAAQQDTLQELDTDDDDDDTCALSEVTTSASSDDVRGGWTYEWSLEHSLSPEWELNIGDTDIQSSSPNQLDSSERGRSPSLERYCVAQREMTRLDSSPPQGTESSWMDERRGRNRSRQASESWGDRGQESGYFSPDRRGDGEQQIEEDKKRQFRYYERGHPLPSNYVPEPKACVPYRNVNLGVPSQRRNHETYMQETWRSESPQRYTYHSNFRRGDSLTNSPTRHSSMSPERYKLTESPVGAQRGSSLCRSQTRSHTSSHSSPQLPSYGPSCHTSGWSSPSCRKLSNASRTASPSRATPSHRRAGSLLSQNGEYDAIKGYSRESGSPSQASNRHSLDSEKLYRNLESISRRGSSALQQNSYELSQPSPRIRTAVNSLTNTRTRNSRDVSPARNGYGTSHSPQREPCSRDSRLSPQNSWQGSAHSLLSIPASPGSSSSRRGTVSQVFGGSLSQATITGTDEADEGKNKVIGDRSRSAIRRGMDTLLISEPKKAAVDAEEVGMTIDDYIVLADIPKIQVESEEEFPGLRLRNQSPSPCRDQRLRTYRYQDEIDRSSQFYSSRLESDERGRGRERGRDRREKCRDSENGRSSRRRSAASLHTQTSESQSGKHRSSKVNERPAPPERLQTQGWMSRLDEHGKWRKHWFVLGDTSLRYYRDSEAKESDDLDGEIDLTSCVNVSDCDVDKNYGLQIQTKGAVFTLSAVTSRIRKNWLKLLKQAIQNNTHQSDIGSEKENPLSRRPSPCQPPAQFTCKDSGYEPATCTSTTRAANSYQTEIHHQAADRDLGADLSLASQREEGECWDREQAKRLEERNKWFEEGLPVNEMGSRWESMELKKGSVPVPVIETMDSEVNRKWVEFETMSFQDMSSQSLIGTQAYQSSTAQASASLLTPQRDHSPPQEVNQSVTGSQTDTSNMKEAPPSINGAQITMNTAEALQKEAVFLRKQVESIKRERAAMGIEVESPCGTGAPCRARLEAMEVAHRKALQELQEKHAKEIKKLEEEKDRMLQEESQAAAKAMEALRAAHREELERQVEKARKSFAGAAHVDSSCRGQALQADVLHSELDVLSERYSQKCLELDRAEHSSKSRETELGRKEKELEQLRRENQDLKAKLAEEISRMRYFITGQRSDVVSLCNTECAASELETLLRAKENEVQYLKKEISCLQNEVQSLTKEKEVAYERFKEAYVELSDTRGRGQLEMGSLNEHLRLANAALQEGARQT